In Prescottella soli, a genomic segment contains:
- a CDS encoding DUF1707 SHOCT-like domain-containing protein: MAEVPDIRIGTAEREKALEALTQHFSDGRLTVSEFDERSGQITAATTRGQLDKIFADLPALTPPAPARPSRESGGAEDEKSWRNTVMAVIPFVALTLFFLVPVEARWMFFMLIPATAAVLFRGRRGRGGC; encoded by the coding sequence ATGGCCGAGGTTCCCGACATCCGTATCGGCACCGCCGAGCGTGAAAAGGCGCTCGAGGCGTTGACACAGCACTTCAGCGACGGTCGACTCACCGTCAGCGAGTTCGACGAGCGCAGCGGACAGATCACCGCCGCCACGACGCGCGGCCAGCTCGACAAGATCTTCGCGGACCTGCCCGCGCTCACGCCGCCCGCCCCCGCGAGACCGTCGCGGGAATCGGGCGGAGCCGAGGACGAGAAGAGCTGGCGCAACACCGTCATGGCGGTGATTCCGTTCGTGGCGCTGACGCTGTTCTTCCTGGTGCCCGTCGAAGCCCGATGGATGTTCTTCATGCTCATTCCGGCGACAGCCGCGGTTCTGTTCCGCGGCAGGAGAGGACGTGGCGGCTGCTGA